A region from the Ichthyobacterium seriolicida genome encodes:
- a CDS encoding peptide chain release factor 3 has translation MKLIKEINRRKTFGIISHPDAGKTTLTEKLLLFGGAIQEAGAVKSNKIKKAAISDFMEIERQRGISVTTTVLSFEYRDFKINILDTPGHKDFAEDTFRTLTAVDSAIVVIDAAKGIEQQTEKLVEVCRLRKTPIIVFVNKIDKEGKDAFDILDDIETKLNLKVTPLSWPIGMGSDLKGVYDIWASALNLFTGQKKQVIEESISIDSLEDEKLQSLIGEKARNILLDDISTIRGVYPEFRKEEYLDADICPVFFGSALTNFGIRELLNCFVKIAPSPTNKKSDIRLVEASENTFSGFVFKIHANIDPKHRNRLAFVKVVSGIFKRNTSYLHIRHNKHLKFSSPNTFFAEKKMIVGESFPGDIVGLYDTGNFKIGDTLTEGEILNFKGIPSFSPEHFRYINNSDPLKTKQLNKGIFQLMDEGVAQLFTMNMTNRKLIGTVGALQYDIIQYRLENEYGAKCTYENIPIYKACWVEAEKGKEFDDFKRVKSKYLAVDKEGNLVFLADSAFTIQMTKEKYPSIKFHYTSEFK, from the coding sequence ATGAAATTGATAAAAGAGATAAATAGAAGAAAGACTTTTGGAATTATTAGTCATCCCGATGCTGGAAAAACCACTTTAACAGAGAAATTACTATTGTTTGGTGGAGCAATACAGGAGGCTGGAGCGGTAAAATCCAACAAGATAAAGAAGGCTGCTATTTCAGATTTCATGGAGATAGAAAGGCAAAGGGGAATATCTGTAACTACGACTGTTCTTTCCTTTGAATATAGAGATTTTAAGATAAATATCTTAGATACTCCAGGTCATAAAGATTTTGCTGAAGACACATTTAGAACCCTCACGGCAGTTGATAGTGCTATAGTAGTTATAGATGCTGCAAAGGGTATAGAGCAGCAAACAGAAAAGTTAGTAGAGGTCTGTCGCCTTAGAAAGACTCCTATTATAGTCTTTGTGAATAAAATAGATAAAGAGGGAAAAGATGCTTTCGATATACTAGATGATATTGAAACTAAATTAAATCTAAAGGTCACTCCTCTTAGTTGGCCCATAGGTATGGGATCTGATTTAAAAGGGGTATACGACATATGGGCAAGTGCACTTAATCTGTTTACGGGACAGAAAAAACAAGTCATAGAGGAAAGTATTTCCATAGACAGCTTAGAAGATGAAAAATTACAGTCTCTCATAGGAGAAAAAGCCAGAAATATCCTTTTAGACGATATCTCTACCATAAGGGGAGTGTATCCAGAATTTAGAAAAGAGGAATATTTAGATGCTGATATTTGTCCTGTATTTTTTGGATCGGCATTGACAAATTTCGGGATAAGAGAATTATTGAATTGCTTTGTTAAAATAGCTCCATCTCCTACGAATAAAAAATCAGATATCAGATTGGTAGAAGCCTCTGAAAACACATTTTCTGGATTTGTATTTAAAATACATGCCAATATAGATCCTAAACACAGAAATAGATTAGCCTTTGTAAAGGTAGTCTCTGGTATATTTAAGAGAAATACTTCTTATTTGCATATAAGACACAACAAACATTTAAAATTTTCTAGCCCAAACACTTTTTTTGCAGAGAAAAAGATGATAGTAGGTGAATCTTTTCCAGGAGATATTGTGGGTTTGTACGACACTGGTAATTTTAAGATAGGTGATACCCTTACCGAAGGAGAAATACTAAACTTCAAGGGGATTCCAAGTTTTTCTCCGGAGCATTTCAGATATATAAACAATTCAGATCCTCTAAAGACAAAACAGTTAAACAAGGGGATATTTCAACTTATGGATGAAGGTGTAGCACAGTTGTTCACCATGAATATGACTAATCGTAAGTTAATAGGTACTGTAGGAGCATTACAATACGATATCATACAGTATAGGTTAGAAAATGAATATGGAGCAAAGTGTACTTATGAAAATATCCCCATATACAAAGCCTGTTGGGTGGAGGCTGAAAAAGGAAAAGAGTTCGACGATTTTAAAAGAGTAAAATCTAAATATCTCGCTGTAGATAAAGAAGGTAACCTAGTTTTTTTGGCTGATTCTGCTTTTACCATACAGATGACTAAAGAAAAATATCCTTCTATAAAATTCCATTACACATCTGAATTTAAATAA
- the tamL gene encoding translocation and assembly module lipoprotein TamL encodes MGAKVLLFSLTVVILYGCRPTKGLSSREYLLIENQVDIEGKNHIISDMELKEYIIQKPNTLFLTFPYYLSLYNLYSENPKETFKKWKQENPVTNDILTFLFSKKGMTRIENNYLAVNEWIKTKSEAPVIYSETETINSVNRLNKHLQNKGYLNNEVSYTPSLNNKLAMVDYKVKLGSIYTLGKIIPNIKNEFLSKLYNNSSAESFLKVGDPLDKEIISKERDRITSLYKGEGLYRFNKSHIDFTIDTIGKKNKVDLILNVNTEGKHTNSYKFKRIFITTDYSHAKEDKPIIDSLYYKGYTFYAYDKLKYNPDVLLKNILIEPDKKYDQGVYEKTIRHLYGLNNFSNVRINILEPSDNLLNAYIFLTPKKSQSVKFSSEMSNSNYSNFSTRISSSYLNRNIFGNAEIFSMSLEGAIGLSGRVNNPKKDKNVLFNAWEYGVRMSIEFPYFLLVPNVISSISKELNEKTIFTIGLINQQNTGIEKLNINTSISYRWNSNIGNKHQINIFDNEYITNLYASDYDYLKNVNKEISKITSDIISKYGKDINEKKLRDISSDKSFIKQNYDLLKKVEDLSLVQDRILEDVFISSFNYSFTHLNVYNNVHTLFNSKIESVGSALYLIDRIVNFIRGNDQFKSIYQIKYARYVKLDFSYSKRWDLENKSQIAFRFLAGVSIPHTKLSDIPLQKGYVAGGANDVRAWLPYDLTPGFFLPVSNGNSYYPTVGNIKLLLNLEYRFDLIKNFEGAFFVDAGNVWHSFQDEELGAKSFYFNRFYKQLGIGYGIGLRYDLGFFILRLDFAMKLYDPIMGDFIFPNITEHQLNFGIGYPF; translated from the coding sequence TTGGGAGCGAAAGTATTACTATTTTCACTTACGGTAGTGATCTTGTACGGTTGTAGACCCACTAAAGGGTTGAGTTCGCGAGAGTATTTATTAATAGAAAATCAAGTTGATATAGAAGGGAAAAATCATATCATATCTGATATGGAGCTAAAAGAATATATAATTCAAAAACCCAACACCTTATTCTTAACCTTTCCTTATTATCTCAGTCTTTACAATTTATATAGTGAAAATCCTAAAGAGACATTTAAAAAATGGAAACAAGAAAATCCTGTTACAAACGACATCTTAACCTTTTTGTTTTCTAAAAAAGGGATGACTAGGATAGAAAACAACTATTTAGCTGTAAATGAATGGATAAAAACTAAATCTGAAGCTCCAGTTATATACAGTGAAACAGAAACTATCAACTCTGTAAATAGACTAAATAAGCATTTGCAAAATAAAGGCTATTTAAACAATGAGGTCTCTTACACTCCAAGTTTAAATAACAAATTAGCTATGGTTGATTACAAAGTAAAACTGGGATCTATCTATACACTAGGAAAAATAATTCCAAATATAAAAAATGAATTTTTAAGTAAACTATACAATAACTCTTCTGCTGAATCATTTTTGAAGGTAGGGGATCCTTTAGACAAGGAAATTATTTCAAAAGAAAGAGATAGAATCACGAGTCTTTACAAGGGTGAAGGTCTATATAGATTTAATAAATCTCATATAGATTTTACTATAGATACTATTGGTAAAAAAAATAAAGTAGACTTAATACTAAATGTAAATACAGAAGGGAAACACACAAATTCTTATAAGTTTAAAAGAATATTTATAACCACAGATTACTCTCACGCAAAAGAAGATAAGCCTATTATAGATAGCCTCTATTACAAAGGTTATACTTTTTACGCTTATGATAAGTTAAAATACAATCCAGATGTACTATTAAAAAATATTCTAATAGAGCCAGATAAAAAATACGACCAAGGCGTCTATGAAAAAACTATTCGTCATCTGTATGGGTTAAATAATTTCAGCAATGTGAGAATAAATATTTTAGAACCTTCTGATAATCTATTAAACGCTTATATATTTCTCACGCCTAAAAAAAGTCAATCTGTAAAATTTTCTAGTGAAATGTCTAATTCTAATTATTCAAACTTCTCAACTAGAATTAGTTCTTCATATTTGAATAGAAATATATTTGGCAATGCTGAAATTTTTTCAATGTCTTTGGAAGGAGCTATTGGATTAAGCGGCCGTGTAAATAATCCTAAAAAAGATAAAAACGTTTTATTTAACGCTTGGGAATATGGAGTGCGAATGAGTATAGAATTCCCATATTTTTTGTTAGTTCCCAATGTAATTAGTTCTATCTCCAAAGAACTAAATGAAAAAACCATATTTACAATAGGTTTAATTAATCAACAAAACACTGGAATTGAAAAATTAAATATCAATACTTCAATATCGTATAGGTGGAATAGCAATATAGGAAATAAACATCAGATCAATATATTCGACAATGAATATATAACTAACCTATACGCTAGTGATTATGATTATTTGAAAAATGTTAACAAGGAGATCTCGAAAATAACTTCAGATATTATTTCTAAATATGGAAAAGATATTAACGAAAAAAAACTGCGAGATATCTCATCGGATAAAAGTTTTATTAAACAGAATTACGATTTGTTAAAAAAAGTTGAAGATTTATCATTAGTACAAGACAGAATACTCGAAGATGTATTTATCTCTTCTTTCAATTATTCTTTTACACACTTGAACGTATACAATAATGTTCACACTCTTTTTAACTCTAAAATAGAGTCTGTTGGATCGGCATTATACCTCATAGACAGAATAGTAAATTTCATAAGAGGTAATGATCAGTTTAAAAGTATATATCAAATAAAATACGCCAGATATGTCAAATTAGATTTTAGTTATTCTAAACGATGGGATTTAGAAAATAAATCTCAAATTGCTTTTAGGTTTTTGGCTGGAGTATCTATTCCTCACACAAAGTTATCTGATATACCATTACAAAAAGGATATGTAGCTGGGGGAGCTAATGACGTAAGAGCTTGGTTGCCTTATGATTTGACGCCGGGCTTTTTTTTACCTGTATCTAATGGGAACTCATATTATCCGACTGTAGGTAATATAAAGCTGCTATTAAACCTAGAATATCGTTTTGATTTGATAAAAAACTTTGAAGGAGCTTTTTTTGTAGATGCAGGAAATGTGTGGCATTCTTTTCAGGATGAGGAATTGGGAGCTAAGAGCTTTTATTTTAATAGGTTTTATAAGCAATTGGGTATAGGATATGGAATAGGTTTGAGATATGATTTAGGTTTTTTTATATTGAGATTAGACTTCGCTATGAAATTGTACGATCCTATTATGGGAGATTTCATTTTTCCTAATATAACAGAGCACCAGCTTAATTTTGGTATAGGTTATCCTTTCTAA
- a CDS encoding TrmH family RNA methyltransferase, whose translation MNRAYISLIRGLREKKNRLETGFFMAEGKKIVKEMLFSHFSLEMMFLLENSDFLKNDIDKIPRDKISIIDEKYLSRISLLKTPDTVLAIFKIPSDKEISIGNNELILALDGINNPSNLGAIIRVCDWFGIKKILCSENTVDVYNPKVIQSSMASIIRVDVHYTNLLEFLSDKKEDVFISSLDGENIYNAKLPSSGILIMGNESVGVSKDLSRLSNNRVSIPKFGMKKIDSLNVAVATGILLSEFRRKNN comes from the coding sequence ATGAACAGAGCATATATAAGTTTAATACGAGGATTAAGAGAAAAAAAAAACAGATTAGAGACTGGTTTTTTTATGGCAGAGGGTAAAAAAATAGTCAAAGAGATGTTGTTTAGTCACTTTTCATTAGAGATGATGTTTTTGTTAGAAAATAGCGACTTCTTAAAAAATGATATTGATAAAATTCCTAGAGATAAAATTTCTATTATAGATGAAAAATATCTATCTAGGATAAGTCTATTAAAAACACCTGATACGGTTTTGGCTATCTTTAAAATACCATCTGATAAAGAGATATCAATAGGTAATAATGAATTGATTTTAGCATTAGATGGCATAAATAACCCTAGTAATCTAGGAGCTATAATAAGGGTATGCGATTGGTTTGGAATAAAAAAAATACTGTGCTCTGAAAATACAGTAGACGTGTATAACCCTAAAGTAATTCAGTCTTCTATGGCTTCTATAATAAGAGTTGATGTTCACTACACTAACTTATTAGAATTCTTATCTGATAAAAAGGAAGATGTTTTTATATCTTCTCTAGATGGCGAAAATATATACAATGCCAAATTACCCTCTTCAGGAATTTTAATAATGGGAAATGAATCTGTAGGAGTTTCAAAGGATTTATCTAGATTATCTAATAATAGAGTGTCCATACCTAAATTCGGAATGAAAAAGATCGATAGTTTAAACGTAGCAGTAGCCACAGGAATTTTACTATCTGAATTCAGAAGAAAAAATAATTAG
- a CDS encoding TrkH family potassium uptake protein has protein sequence MQEFIRIKLYDSRDAINKFISVLSPVISISGFGIIIYLFGFGASKEQEDNFMFCINVILGVFIFKYLLGFIYSFDKIKYLTRSKLELTLLIITSLSLISFLHFNLHILDLLGGFIKLYPSEYLKMVFLEFCLFMFILLEIGKLGHRLTDLNMSPSLILLFSFGALILIGSMLLMMPKITASGRSMDFIDALFTSISASCVTGLIVVDTATFFSLKGQFIIMILIQLGGINIISFATIFAMLVRDGIRIKHQTIIKDNLNSESIRDSRSLIKKVFVFTLLIESIGAVLIFFLWDNSIYFENIYERVFYSVFHSISAFNNSGFSIFSDGLFQTGVREMYSVHLVIGTLIFFGGIGFSSLEDLFSSNTVKSLLKYRLNLCTNTKFSIYTSLSLVLVGSILIYVLEYKGVLKDLSQGGKIVSSVFQSITTRTAGFNTVDISILSTPVLIMMSLFMFIGASPGSTGGGIKTSTIVLLFMSTYATIRGKNRIETSRYNISFELVNKSVTILLFSLSFIFVSVFLLSITDGDIPILKLVFEEISAFATTGLSMGITNDLSICGRIIIMVSMFIGRVGALTLAFALSKKLVTAKYEYPETHINIG, from the coding sequence ATGCAAGAGTTTATACGAATAAAACTATACGATTCTAGAGATGCTATAAATAAATTTATTTCTGTATTGTCTCCTGTTATTTCTATTTCTGGTTTTGGTATAATCATATACCTCTTTGGTTTTGGCGCCTCTAAAGAACAGGAAGATAATTTTATGTTCTGCATAAATGTAATTCTAGGTGTTTTCATATTCAAATACTTATTGGGATTTATATATTCCTTTGATAAGATAAAGTACTTGACTAGAAGTAAATTAGAGCTCACTTTATTAATTATAACCTCATTATCTCTGATATCTTTTTTGCATTTTAATCTGCATATATTAGACTTGTTAGGCGGATTTATAAAATTATATCCTAGTGAGTATCTAAAAATGGTATTTCTAGAGTTTTGTCTATTTATGTTTATCTTATTGGAGATAGGCAAATTGGGTCATAGGCTAACAGATCTAAATATGAGTCCTTCTCTCATTCTATTGTTTTCTTTTGGGGCTTTAATACTTATAGGGAGCATGTTATTGATGATGCCAAAAATAACTGCTTCTGGACGATCTATGGATTTTATAGACGCTCTTTTTACTTCCATAAGCGCTAGTTGTGTAACAGGGTTAATAGTAGTAGACACAGCGACTTTCTTTTCTTTAAAAGGTCAGTTTATCATTATGATATTAATACAGTTAGGAGGTATTAATATTATTTCTTTCGCCACGATTTTTGCCATGCTAGTCAGAGATGGAATCCGAATAAAGCATCAGACAATTATAAAAGACAACCTAAATAGTGAATCTATCAGAGACAGTCGATCTCTAATAAAAAAAGTATTTGTATTCACTCTTTTGATAGAGTCTATAGGAGCTGTTTTAATATTCTTTTTGTGGGATAACAGCATATATTTTGAGAATATATACGAGAGAGTTTTTTACTCTGTATTCCATTCCATTTCTGCGTTTAACAATTCTGGTTTTAGTATTTTTTCCGATGGTCTATTTCAAACGGGAGTAAGAGAGATGTATTCTGTTCACTTAGTAATTGGAACACTCATTTTTTTTGGAGGAATTGGATTCTCTTCTTTAGAAGATTTATTTTCATCGAATACTGTAAAGTCTCTGTTGAAGTATAGGTTGAATTTGTGCACGAATACAAAATTTTCTATATACACTTCTCTGTCATTAGTCCTTGTTGGAAGTATTCTAATATATGTACTCGAATACAAAGGTGTTTTAAAAGATTTAAGTCAAGGGGGGAAAATAGTGAGTTCTGTATTTCAATCTATAACTACTAGGACGGCAGGTTTTAATACTGTAGATATCTCTATTTTAAGTACTCCAGTTTTAATTATGATGTCACTTTTTATGTTTATAGGAGCTTCTCCAGGCTCAACGGGAGGAGGTATTAAAACTAGCACTATAGTTTTGCTATTTATGTCGACTTACGCAACTATAAGAGGGAAAAATAGAATAGAGACCTCCAGATATAATATTTCATTTGAGTTAGTTAATAAGTCTGTAACTATACTATTGTTTTCCTTGAGTTTTATATTCGTATCAGTTTTTTTATTGTCAATTACAGACGGCGATATTCCTATCTTGAAACTCGTTTTTGAAGAGATATCAGCATTTGCAACTACGGGGTTATCCATGGGTATAACTAATGATTTATCAATTTGTGGCAGGATAATAATAATGGTTTCTATGTTTATAGGAAGAGTGGGAGCTCTTACATTAGCTTTTGCTTTGAGCAAAAAATTAGTAACCGCAAAATACGAATACCCCGAAACTCACATAAATATAGGATGA
- the tpiA gene encoding triose-phosphate isomerase has protein sequence MREKIIAGNWKMNNGIDESKQLLKELLALITPLDLKVKKIIVSPSFTNLHGVSKYLDNTKISVAAQNLHQENSGAYTGEVSAHMLKSINVNKVILGHSERRMLFGETNDILASKVNASLKHSMEIIFCIGESLEDRESKSHFEVVSSQIKEGLFHLSNKDFNNIILAYEPVWAIGTGKTASPEQAQEMHNYIRNIISDKYGDDIAQKTSIIYGGSCNPNNALDIFSKKDVDGGLIGGASLKAKDFLSIINCLNQTY, from the coding sequence ATGAGAGAAAAAATTATAGCCGGAAATTGGAAGATGAACAATGGAATAGATGAGAGCAAACAACTTTTAAAAGAATTATTAGCTCTAATTACTCCTTTAGATTTGAAGGTTAAAAAAATCATTGTATCTCCTTCATTTACAAATTTACATGGCGTTTCAAAATACTTAGATAACACTAAAATATCGGTTGCTGCACAAAATTTACACCAAGAAAACTCTGGAGCGTACACAGGAGAAGTATCAGCTCATATGTTAAAATCCATAAATGTCAATAAAGTTATCTTAGGGCATTCTGAAAGACGAATGCTCTTTGGAGAGACAAACGACATACTGGCTTCTAAAGTAAATGCCTCTCTTAAACACTCTATGGAAATTATTTTCTGCATAGGAGAATCCTTGGAAGATAGAGAATCTAAATCTCATTTTGAAGTAGTATCATCTCAAATAAAGGAAGGGTTATTTCATCTATCCAATAAAGATTTTAATAATATCATATTAGCATATGAACCCGTATGGGCCATAGGAACAGGAAAGACAGCTAGCCCAGAACAAGCACAAGAGATGCACAATTATATAAGAAATATCATATCTGACAAATACGGAGATGATATTGCCCAAAAAACTTCAATAATATACGGAGGCAGTTGTAATCCTAATAATGCATTAGATATCTTTTCTAAAAAAGATGTAGATGGCGGTCTTATAGGAGGAGCTTCATTAAAAGCCAAAGATTTCTTATCAATCATTAATTGTTTAAATCAAACTTACTAG
- a CDS encoding peptidylprolyl isomerase, with the protein MIIRKIQILLIFSTLANLSFAQDKVPVDEILAVVGERIILKSDLQKQLLNLEYSGVEITDKTKCELLETLMFEKLLSHQAVIDSLKLPEGQVSESVKSRMNQLIARVGSVKKLEELYNKTESDIKEDMFSIVEDQLLAHMMQQEVISSVDITPEEVKNYFNKIPKDSLPEFPTEVELLQIVKKPFVTEKSKEKIIAKLKEIKASIENGDSFKTKAILYSEDEGSSAKGGEYKGVKRGQFVKPFESVAFNLSENEISQPFETKYGFHIVQLLKRRGEELDLRHILIKYTYDTEALEEARASLDSLRSKIQKGDLTFEEAVSIHSDDMQSKFDKGKVLNPLTRESSIELKSIDPDISYAIKNLSQGDISEVVYRELPEKKIFVIYKLHKKKNTHKASLSEDFQKLKTLALEAKQNSVSEKWVQERITKTFTKIDDKTKCNFKQNWRKK; encoded by the coding sequence ATGATAATTAGAAAAATCCAGATATTATTAATCTTCTCTACTCTTGCTAATTTATCCTTTGCTCAAGATAAGGTTCCTGTAGATGAAATACTGGCCGTAGTGGGAGAGAGGATTATTTTAAAATCAGACTTACAAAAACAATTATTGAATTTAGAGTATAGCGGTGTAGAAATCACTGATAAAACTAAGTGTGAATTATTAGAGACCTTAATGTTTGAAAAATTACTGTCTCATCAAGCCGTTATAGATAGTTTAAAACTTCCTGAAGGGCAAGTGTCTGAGTCTGTGAAGTCTAGAATGAATCAATTGATAGCAAGAGTAGGATCTGTTAAAAAATTAGAAGAGTTATACAACAAGACAGAGAGTGATATAAAAGAGGATATGTTTAGCATAGTAGAGGATCAGCTTTTGGCTCATATGATGCAACAAGAGGTCATTTCTTCTGTAGATATTACCCCAGAGGAAGTGAAAAATTATTTTAACAAAATACCTAAAGATAGTTTACCTGAGTTCCCAACTGAGGTAGAGTTATTACAAATAGTAAAAAAACCTTTTGTCACAGAAAAATCCAAAGAGAAAATAATAGCCAAATTGAAAGAGATAAAAGCTAGCATAGAAAATGGCGATAGTTTTAAGACCAAAGCTATTTTGTATTCAGAAGATGAAGGCTCATCAGCCAAGGGAGGAGAATACAAAGGAGTAAAAAGAGGGCAATTTGTCAAGCCTTTTGAATCTGTAGCCTTCAATTTAAGTGAAAATGAAATTTCCCAACCTTTTGAAACTAAATATGGATTTCATATTGTACAGTTATTAAAGAGACGTGGGGAAGAATTAGATTTAAGACATATTTTGATAAAATACACTTATGATACAGAAGCTCTTGAAGAAGCGAGGGCATCTTTAGATAGTCTGAGATCTAAAATACAAAAGGGTGACTTGACATTTGAAGAAGCCGTATCTATACACTCTGATGATATGCAATCAAAATTCGACAAAGGAAAAGTTCTCAATCCTCTAACTAGAGAATCTTCAATAGAATTAAAATCTATAGATCCAGATATATCTTATGCTATTAAAAATTTATCCCAAGGCGATATATCAGAGGTGGTATATAGAGAACTTCCAGAGAAAAAAATATTTGTAATCTACAAACTTCATAAAAAGAAAAACACTCATAAAGCGTCTCTTTCTGAGGATTTTCAAAAGTTGAAAACCTTAGCTTTAGAGGCTAAACAAAACTCAGTATCTGAAAAATGGGTACAGGAAAGGATAACCAAAACATTTACAAAAATAGATGACAAGACAAAATGCAACTTCAAACAAAATTGGAGGAAAAAATAA
- the rpiB gene encoding ribose 5-phosphate isomerase B — MKIAIGSDHAGFEYKTIIKDYLESNGHEVEDFGTYSEQSVDYPDFIHPVAMSVSDNVTDFGIVICGSGNGAVMTANKHSKIRAALCWNAQLSHLARKHNNANILGIPERFVSHELAIEMVKVFLSTDFEAGRHEIRVKKIPC, encoded by the coding sequence ATGAAAATAGCAATAGGCTCTGATCATGCTGGGTTTGAATACAAAACCATAATAAAAGACTACTTAGAGAGTAATGGGCATGAGGTGGAAGATTTTGGCACATATAGTGAGCAAAGTGTAGATTATCCTGACTTCATACATCCTGTAGCCATGAGTGTGAGCGATAATGTTACAGATTTTGGCATTGTCATCTGCGGCAGTGGTAATGGAGCCGTAATGACAGCTAATAAACACAGTAAAATAAGAGCAGCTCTTTGTTGGAATGCTCAACTTTCACATTTAGCCAGAAAACACAACAATGCTAATATTTTAGGGATTCCTGAAAGATTTGTAAGCCATGAATTAGCCATAGAAATGGTAAAAGTATTCTTGTCGACTGATTTTGAAGCAGGCAGACATGAGATAAGAGTGAAAAAAATTCCATGTTGA